GAAATATTTAGTTTTCCAGATCATTTCGATGCAGGCGCTCGTTGCGGGCGTCATCGTCATCAGTGCACTGCTTGCGACCGGACAGTTCAAGCTATCCAGCATCAACAGCCCGCGCCGCCTGGCAACACGCGGGCTGCTTGCGGGCGTGGGCGCACTGACCAACATCTATGCCTTCTCCGTGCTGCCGTTGGCGGATGTCTACGCAATCATCTTCTGCACACCGCTGATCGTGACGGCGGTCTCGGCGCCCCTTCTGGGCGAACGCATCGACCGCGCCCGCTGGATCGCGGTGATCATAGGTTTCTGCGGCATGGTCATCATGGTCCGGCCCGGCGGCTCACCCTTGTCGCTGGGGCATGCCGCCGCGCTTTTGAGCGCCTGCATCAGCGCCTGCGTCGTACTGCTTTTGCGCACCATCGCCGGGCAGGAGCCGCGCCTCATGATGGTCGCGGCGGTCGTGGCGGCCCATTTCATCGTCGGCCTGCCCGTCGCGCTGTTCATCGGACGGCTGCCGGATCTGGTGGACCTCGCGATCATCCTATTGTCGGGAGCGTCGATGGCTGCCGGCCAATTCCTGATGGTCGAGGCGCTGAGGCTCGCGCCTGCGGCTACTGTCGC
Above is a genomic segment from Bosea sp. NBC_00550 containing:
- a CDS encoding DMT family transporter, yielding MSASPITRGLLIALTAQAIFTINDTCAKLLTVKYLVFQIISMQALVAGVIVISALLATGQFKLSSINSPRRLATRGLLAGVGALTNIYAFSVLPLADVYAIIFCTPLIVTAVSAPLLGERIDRARWIAVIIGFCGMVIMVRPGGSPLSLGHAAALLSACISACVVLLLRTIAGQEPRLMMVAAVVAAHFIVGLPVALFIGRLPDLVDLAIILLSGASMAAGQFLMVEALRLAPAATVAPIQYTKLVWGLIVGALLFGDQPKPHVLLGTAIVVATVLYLLRRAPPRRRDL